One window of Nymphaea colorata isolate Beijing-Zhang1983 chromosome 1, ASM883128v2, whole genome shotgun sequence genomic DNA carries:
- the LOC116264086 gene encoding probable hexosyltransferase MUCI70 isoform X1 → MDRIAVPGLLRRFDDHYRYRRQRRVGRASKGGQCSVWITLMVVFFLLYASFVGPKFWFRSQSSTGPTKDDLWLKRAVESFYFNSGEMDYSLSGNIQKSITDTGQDSDSIDTAARGELQKSAMILVQNEGAANEHKDNANIIEHGSYIMQKFPSFGSQVEHVPDRVLEEQNDLNKSPLEESLRNMVNQASGLKVNISENTSGGGSLGHPKVKRHRNKYFPCNIGFLDSTDSIVEPRDFQNFTHFSLEYVVKEENLYGNEPKFGGHQSLEERENTFFARDQTLHCGFVKGPEESPSTGFDIDEKDKEYMNSCQIVVSSCIFGNFDFLRQPASKKITKRSRENVCFVMFVDELTMKRLYVEELAVDERGYIGLWKIVIVKNLPYTDLRKAGKVPKFLSHRLFPASRYSIWIDSKLRLHADPLLILEHFLWRKGAEYAISNHYDRHCVWEEVLQNKRLNKYNHRAIDEQFLFYQFDGLRKFNESNENNVLPSYVPEGSFIVRAHTPMSNLFSCLWFNEVNRFTSRDQLSFAYAYLKLRRMNPEKAFFLNMFKDCERRTMTKLFRHRAEIMP, encoded by the exons ATGGATAGAATTGCAGTTCCGGGTTTGCTTCGGCGGTTCGACGACCACTATAGGTATCGGCGACAGAGGAGAGTTGGACGTGCCAGTAAGGGTGGCCAATGCTCGGTCTGGATCACTTTGATGGTGGTTTTCTTTCTGCTGTATGCGTCTTTCGTGGGTCCGAAGTTTTGGTTCCGCA GTCAATCAAGTACTGGTCCAACCAAGGATGACCTTTGG CTGAAAAGAGCTGTTGAGTCCTTTTACTTCAATTCAGGGGAGATGGACTATTCACTGTCAGGAAATATCCAAAAATCCATCACAG ATACTGGTCAAGATTCAGATTCCATAGATACAGCTGCAAGGGGTGAGCTGCAGAAATCAGCAATGATCCTGGTCCAGAATGAAGGAGCTGCGAATGAACATAAAGACAATGCTAATATCATTGAACATGGATCTTACATTATGCAAAAGTTTCCAAGTTTTGGTTCTCAGGTTGAGCATGTTCCCGATAGAGTTTTGGAGGAACAAAATGACCTCAATAAGAGTCCTTTAGAAGAGAGCTTAAGGAATATGGTGAATCAAGCATCTGGATTGAAAGTAAATATAAGTGAGAACACCTCTGGTGGTGGGAGTCTGGGGCATCCTAAAGTCAAACGCCATAGGAATAAAT ATTTTCCATGTAACATTGGGTTTCTAGATTCAACTGACAGTATAGTTGAACCCAGAGACTTCCAAAATTTcactcatttttctcttgagTATGTTGTGAAAGAGGAAAATCTGTATGGTAATGAACCTAAATTTGGTGGCCACCAGAGCCTCGAGGAAAGAGAGAATACATTTTTTGCTAGAGATCAAACGCTTCACTGTGGATTCGTAAAAGGTCCTGAAGAATCACCAAGCACTGGGTTTGATATAGATGAGAAAGATAAGGAGTACATGAATTCCTGTCAGATTGTTGTATCGTCTTGCATTTTTGGAAACTTTGATTTCTTAAGGCAGCCAGCAAGCAAAAAG ATTACAAAGCGGTCAAGGGAGAATGTTTGCTTTGTTATGTTTGTGGATGAGTTAACAATGAAAAGATTGTATGTGGAGGAACTTGCTGTGGATGAAAGAGGATATATTGGCTTATGGAAAATTGTTATTGTAAAGAACTTGCCATACACAGATTTACGCAAGGCAGGAAAAGTTCCAAAGTTCTTGTCACACCGGCTTTTCCCAGCATCTAG GTATTCAATATGGATTGATAGCAAACTGCGGCTTCATGCTGATCCACTGTTAATCcttgaacattttttgtggCGAAAAGGAGCAGAATATGCTATTTCAAACCATTATGATAGACATTGTGTCTGGGAAGAGGTGCTTCAAAACAAAAGATTGAACAAGTACAATCACAGGGCCATTGATgagcaatttcttttttatcagtTTGATGGTCTCAGGAAATTTAATGAATCAAATGAAAATAATGTTCTTCCAAGCT ATGTTCCAGAAGGATCTTTCATTGTTCGTGCTCACACACCAATGTCAAATCTATTTTCATGCCTTTGGTTTAATGAAGTGAATCGTTTCACCTCACGTGACCAGCTGAGCTTTGCCTATGCTTACTTGAAGCTTCGCAGAATGAACCCAGAGAAAGCTTTCTTCTTGAACATGTTTAAG GATTGTGAAAGGAGGACAATGACAAAGCTTTTTCGCCACAGAGCAGAAATCATGCCTTAG
- the LOC116264086 gene encoding probable hexosyltransferase MUCI70 isoform X4: MDYSLSGNIQKSITDTGQDSDSIDTAARGELQKSAMILVQNEGAANEHKDNANIIEHGSYIMQKFPSFGSQVEHVPDRVLEEQNDLNKSPLEESLRNMVNQASGLKVNISENTSGGGSLGHPKVKRHRNKYFPCNIGFLDSTDSIVEPRDFQNFTHFSLEYVVKEENLYGNEPKFGGHQSLEERENTFFARDQTLHCGFVKGPEESPSTGFDIDEKDKEYMNSCQIVVSSCIFGNFDFLRQPASKKITKRSRENVCFVMFVDELTMKRLYVEELAVDERGYIGLWKIVIVKNLPYTDLRKAGKVPKFLSHRLFPASRYSIWIDSKLRLHADPLLILEHFLWRKGAEYAISNHYDRHCVWEEVLQNKRLNKYNHRAIDEQFLFYQFDGLRKFNESNENNVLPSYVPEGSFIVRAHTPMSNLFSCLWFNEVNRFTSRDQLSFAYAYLKLRRMNPEKAFFLNMFKDCERRTMTKLFRHRAEIMP, encoded by the exons ATGGACTATTCACTGTCAGGAAATATCCAAAAATCCATCACAG ATACTGGTCAAGATTCAGATTCCATAGATACAGCTGCAAGGGGTGAGCTGCAGAAATCAGCAATGATCCTGGTCCAGAATGAAGGAGCTGCGAATGAACATAAAGACAATGCTAATATCATTGAACATGGATCTTACATTATGCAAAAGTTTCCAAGTTTTGGTTCTCAGGTTGAGCATGTTCCCGATAGAGTTTTGGAGGAACAAAATGACCTCAATAAGAGTCCTTTAGAAGAGAGCTTAAGGAATATGGTGAATCAAGCATCTGGATTGAAAGTAAATATAAGTGAGAACACCTCTGGTGGTGGGAGTCTGGGGCATCCTAAAGTCAAACGCCATAGGAATAAAT ATTTTCCATGTAACATTGGGTTTCTAGATTCAACTGACAGTATAGTTGAACCCAGAGACTTCCAAAATTTcactcatttttctcttgagTATGTTGTGAAAGAGGAAAATCTGTATGGTAATGAACCTAAATTTGGTGGCCACCAGAGCCTCGAGGAAAGAGAGAATACATTTTTTGCTAGAGATCAAACGCTTCACTGTGGATTCGTAAAAGGTCCTGAAGAATCACCAAGCACTGGGTTTGATATAGATGAGAAAGATAAGGAGTACATGAATTCCTGTCAGATTGTTGTATCGTCTTGCATTTTTGGAAACTTTGATTTCTTAAGGCAGCCAGCAAGCAAAAAG ATTACAAAGCGGTCAAGGGAGAATGTTTGCTTTGTTATGTTTGTGGATGAGTTAACAATGAAAAGATTGTATGTGGAGGAACTTGCTGTGGATGAAAGAGGATATATTGGCTTATGGAAAATTGTTATTGTAAAGAACTTGCCATACACAGATTTACGCAAGGCAGGAAAAGTTCCAAAGTTCTTGTCACACCGGCTTTTCCCAGCATCTAG GTATTCAATATGGATTGATAGCAAACTGCGGCTTCATGCTGATCCACTGTTAATCcttgaacattttttgtggCGAAAAGGAGCAGAATATGCTATTTCAAACCATTATGATAGACATTGTGTCTGGGAAGAGGTGCTTCAAAACAAAAGATTGAACAAGTACAATCACAGGGCCATTGATgagcaatttcttttttatcagtTTGATGGTCTCAGGAAATTTAATGAATCAAATGAAAATAATGTTCTTCCAAGCT ATGTTCCAGAAGGATCTTTCATTGTTCGTGCTCACACACCAATGTCAAATCTATTTTCATGCCTTTGGTTTAATGAAGTGAATCGTTTCACCTCACGTGACCAGCTGAGCTTTGCCTATGCTTACTTGAAGCTTCGCAGAATGAACCCAGAGAAAGCTTTCTTCTTGAACATGTTTAAG GATTGTGAAAGGAGGACAATGACAAAGCTTTTTCGCCACAGAGCAGAAATCATGCCTTAG
- the LOC116264086 gene encoding probable hexosyltransferase MUCI70 isoform X2, translating into MDRIAVPGLLRRFDDHYRYRRQRRVGRASKGGQCSVWITLMVVFFLLYASFVGPKFWFRREMDYSLSGNIQKSITDTGQDSDSIDTAARGELQKSAMILVQNEGAANEHKDNANIIEHGSYIMQKFPSFGSQVEHVPDRVLEEQNDLNKSPLEESLRNMVNQASGLKVNISENTSGGGSLGHPKVKRHRNKYFPCNIGFLDSTDSIVEPRDFQNFTHFSLEYVVKEENLYGNEPKFGGHQSLEERENTFFARDQTLHCGFVKGPEESPSTGFDIDEKDKEYMNSCQIVVSSCIFGNFDFLRQPASKKITKRSRENVCFVMFVDELTMKRLYVEELAVDERGYIGLWKIVIVKNLPYTDLRKAGKVPKFLSHRLFPASRYSIWIDSKLRLHADPLLILEHFLWRKGAEYAISNHYDRHCVWEEVLQNKRLNKYNHRAIDEQFLFYQFDGLRKFNESNENNVLPSYVPEGSFIVRAHTPMSNLFSCLWFNEVNRFTSRDQLSFAYAYLKLRRMNPEKAFFLNMFKDCERRTMTKLFRHRAEIMP; encoded by the exons ATGGATAGAATTGCAGTTCCGGGTTTGCTTCGGCGGTTCGACGACCACTATAGGTATCGGCGACAGAGGAGAGTTGGACGTGCCAGTAAGGGTGGCCAATGCTCGGTCTGGATCACTTTGATGGTGGTTTTCTTTCTGCTGTATGCGTCTTTCGTGGGTCCGAAGTTTTGGTTCCGCA GGGAGATGGACTATTCACTGTCAGGAAATATCCAAAAATCCATCACAG ATACTGGTCAAGATTCAGATTCCATAGATACAGCTGCAAGGGGTGAGCTGCAGAAATCAGCAATGATCCTGGTCCAGAATGAAGGAGCTGCGAATGAACATAAAGACAATGCTAATATCATTGAACATGGATCTTACATTATGCAAAAGTTTCCAAGTTTTGGTTCTCAGGTTGAGCATGTTCCCGATAGAGTTTTGGAGGAACAAAATGACCTCAATAAGAGTCCTTTAGAAGAGAGCTTAAGGAATATGGTGAATCAAGCATCTGGATTGAAAGTAAATATAAGTGAGAACACCTCTGGTGGTGGGAGTCTGGGGCATCCTAAAGTCAAACGCCATAGGAATAAAT ATTTTCCATGTAACATTGGGTTTCTAGATTCAACTGACAGTATAGTTGAACCCAGAGACTTCCAAAATTTcactcatttttctcttgagTATGTTGTGAAAGAGGAAAATCTGTATGGTAATGAACCTAAATTTGGTGGCCACCAGAGCCTCGAGGAAAGAGAGAATACATTTTTTGCTAGAGATCAAACGCTTCACTGTGGATTCGTAAAAGGTCCTGAAGAATCACCAAGCACTGGGTTTGATATAGATGAGAAAGATAAGGAGTACATGAATTCCTGTCAGATTGTTGTATCGTCTTGCATTTTTGGAAACTTTGATTTCTTAAGGCAGCCAGCAAGCAAAAAG ATTACAAAGCGGTCAAGGGAGAATGTTTGCTTTGTTATGTTTGTGGATGAGTTAACAATGAAAAGATTGTATGTGGAGGAACTTGCTGTGGATGAAAGAGGATATATTGGCTTATGGAAAATTGTTATTGTAAAGAACTTGCCATACACAGATTTACGCAAGGCAGGAAAAGTTCCAAAGTTCTTGTCACACCGGCTTTTCCCAGCATCTAG GTATTCAATATGGATTGATAGCAAACTGCGGCTTCATGCTGATCCACTGTTAATCcttgaacattttttgtggCGAAAAGGAGCAGAATATGCTATTTCAAACCATTATGATAGACATTGTGTCTGGGAAGAGGTGCTTCAAAACAAAAGATTGAACAAGTACAATCACAGGGCCATTGATgagcaatttcttttttatcagtTTGATGGTCTCAGGAAATTTAATGAATCAAATGAAAATAATGTTCTTCCAAGCT ATGTTCCAGAAGGATCTTTCATTGTTCGTGCTCACACACCAATGTCAAATCTATTTTCATGCCTTTGGTTTAATGAAGTGAATCGTTTCACCTCACGTGACCAGCTGAGCTTTGCCTATGCTTACTTGAAGCTTCGCAGAATGAACCCAGAGAAAGCTTTCTTCTTGAACATGTTTAAG GATTGTGAAAGGAGGACAATGACAAAGCTTTTTCGCCACAGAGCAGAAATCATGCCTTAG
- the LOC116264086 gene encoding probable hexosyltransferase MUCI70 isoform X3, with the protein MRLSWVRSFGSALKRAVESFYFNSGEMDYSLSGNIQKSITDTGQDSDSIDTAARGELQKSAMILVQNEGAANEHKDNANIIEHGSYIMQKFPSFGSQVEHVPDRVLEEQNDLNKSPLEESLRNMVNQASGLKVNISENTSGGGSLGHPKVKRHRNKYFPCNIGFLDSTDSIVEPRDFQNFTHFSLEYVVKEENLYGNEPKFGGHQSLEERENTFFARDQTLHCGFVKGPEESPSTGFDIDEKDKEYMNSCQIVVSSCIFGNFDFLRQPASKKITKRSRENVCFVMFVDELTMKRLYVEELAVDERGYIGLWKIVIVKNLPYTDLRKAGKVPKFLSHRLFPASRYSIWIDSKLRLHADPLLILEHFLWRKGAEYAISNHYDRHCVWEEVLQNKRLNKYNHRAIDEQFLFYQFDGLRKFNESNENNVLPSYVPEGSFIVRAHTPMSNLFSCLWFNEVNRFTSRDQLSFAYAYLKLRRMNPEKAFFLNMFKDCERRTMTKLFRHRAEIMP; encoded by the exons ATGCGTCTTTCGTGGGTCCGAAGTTTTGGTTCCGCA CTGAAAAGAGCTGTTGAGTCCTTTTACTTCAATTCAGGGGAGATGGACTATTCACTGTCAGGAAATATCCAAAAATCCATCACAG ATACTGGTCAAGATTCAGATTCCATAGATACAGCTGCAAGGGGTGAGCTGCAGAAATCAGCAATGATCCTGGTCCAGAATGAAGGAGCTGCGAATGAACATAAAGACAATGCTAATATCATTGAACATGGATCTTACATTATGCAAAAGTTTCCAAGTTTTGGTTCTCAGGTTGAGCATGTTCCCGATAGAGTTTTGGAGGAACAAAATGACCTCAATAAGAGTCCTTTAGAAGAGAGCTTAAGGAATATGGTGAATCAAGCATCTGGATTGAAAGTAAATATAAGTGAGAACACCTCTGGTGGTGGGAGTCTGGGGCATCCTAAAGTCAAACGCCATAGGAATAAAT ATTTTCCATGTAACATTGGGTTTCTAGATTCAACTGACAGTATAGTTGAACCCAGAGACTTCCAAAATTTcactcatttttctcttgagTATGTTGTGAAAGAGGAAAATCTGTATGGTAATGAACCTAAATTTGGTGGCCACCAGAGCCTCGAGGAAAGAGAGAATACATTTTTTGCTAGAGATCAAACGCTTCACTGTGGATTCGTAAAAGGTCCTGAAGAATCACCAAGCACTGGGTTTGATATAGATGAGAAAGATAAGGAGTACATGAATTCCTGTCAGATTGTTGTATCGTCTTGCATTTTTGGAAACTTTGATTTCTTAAGGCAGCCAGCAAGCAAAAAG ATTACAAAGCGGTCAAGGGAGAATGTTTGCTTTGTTATGTTTGTGGATGAGTTAACAATGAAAAGATTGTATGTGGAGGAACTTGCTGTGGATGAAAGAGGATATATTGGCTTATGGAAAATTGTTATTGTAAAGAACTTGCCATACACAGATTTACGCAAGGCAGGAAAAGTTCCAAAGTTCTTGTCACACCGGCTTTTCCCAGCATCTAG GTATTCAATATGGATTGATAGCAAACTGCGGCTTCATGCTGATCCACTGTTAATCcttgaacattttttgtggCGAAAAGGAGCAGAATATGCTATTTCAAACCATTATGATAGACATTGTGTCTGGGAAGAGGTGCTTCAAAACAAAAGATTGAACAAGTACAATCACAGGGCCATTGATgagcaatttcttttttatcagtTTGATGGTCTCAGGAAATTTAATGAATCAAATGAAAATAATGTTCTTCCAAGCT ATGTTCCAGAAGGATCTTTCATTGTTCGTGCTCACACACCAATGTCAAATCTATTTTCATGCCTTTGGTTTAATGAAGTGAATCGTTTCACCTCACGTGACCAGCTGAGCTTTGCCTATGCTTACTTGAAGCTTCGCAGAATGAACCCAGAGAAAGCTTTCTTCTTGAACATGTTTAAG GATTGTGAAAGGAGGACAATGACAAAGCTTTTTCGCCACAGAGCAGAAATCATGCCTTAG